The Sesamum indicum cultivar Zhongzhi No. 13 linkage group LG1, S_indicum_v1.0, whole genome shotgun sequence genome includes a window with the following:
- the LOC105170587 gene encoding cationic amino acid transporter 9, chloroplastic-like gives MRTEQSSVVTSSSSSMSTPSCRSRFWSSALRSKPLAPAPDTSVRAESGDGLVRRLGLFDLILLGIGASIGAGIFVVTGTVAHDAGPGVTISFIIAGVSCVLNALCYAELASRFPAVVGGAYLYTYSAFNEITAFLVFTQLMLDYHIGAASVARSLASYVVTVLELIPFFKDNIPSWVGHGEEVLGALSINILAPIILVLLTVVLCRGVGESSILNSIMTVTKILIVLFVIIVGAFKVNVSNWTPFAPNGFKSILTGATVVFFAYVGFDAVANSAEESKRPQRDLPLGIIGSLMVCVALYIGVCLVITGMVPYQYLGEEAPLAEAFTSKGLKYVSVLISFGAVAGLTTTLLVGLYVQSRLYLGLGRDGLLPAMFAKVHPTRHTPIHSQVWVGLIASTLACLLNVHVLSHILSVGSLTGYSVVSACVVRLRWKDETSSQASTKLISSRAEGIIYLLAIACCGFTAGVLFRFGASFIFLIVAAVIGILSAAALYVRHIHPNPPGFSCPGVPVVPSISIYLNMFLFAQLHYEAWVRFVVLSIVALGIYASYGQFHADPDAADGV, from the exons ATGAGAACTGAGCAGAGCTCCGTGGTGACGTCATCCTCCTCCTCAATGTCGACGCCGTCGTGCCGCTCTCGTTTCTGGTCTTCGGCGCTGAGGTCGAAACCGCTTGCTCCGGCGCCGGATACTTCCGTCCGGGCGGAATCGGGTGACGGTCTTGTTCGGCGGTTAGGTCTCTTTGATCTCATTCTACTTGGAATTGGCGCCTCCATCGGCGCCGGTATATTTGTTGTCACTGGAACCGTGGCCCATGATGCTGGTCCTG GAGTTACCATTAGCTTCATCATTGCGGGAGTATCTTGTGTGCTGAATGCACTCTGTTATGCTGAATTAGCTTCTCGCTTTCCCGCAGTTGTTGGAGGAGCATACCTATATACGTACTCAGCTTTCAATGAGATCACTGCTTTTCTAGTTTTTACTCAGTTGATGCTTGACTATCACATTGGTGCTGCTAGCGTAGCACGAAGCCTAGCAAGCTATGTGGTTACTGTACTGGAGCTGATCCCTTTCTTCAAGGATAACATTCCAAGCTGGGTTGGGCATGGTGAAGAAGTTCTGGGAGCATTGTCAATTAACATATTAGCTCCTATCATCCTAGTGCTTCTAACTGTGGTTCTGTGTAGGGGTGTTGGGGAATCTTCAATATTGAACTCAATCATGACAGTGACAAAG attttgattgttttatttgtCATCATTGTCGGAGCTTTTAAGGTCAATGTGTCAAATTGGACTCCTTTTGCTCCAAATGGTTTTAAGTCAATACTGACAGGAGCAACCGTGGTCTTCTTTGCATATGTAGGATTTGATGCAGTTGCTAATTCTGCTGAAGAATCCAAGAGACCCCAG AGGGACTTACCATTAGGCATAATTGGTAGCCTCATGGTCTGTGTTGCATTGTACATTGGAGTCTGCTTAGTGATTACTGGAATGGTTCCATACCAATACCTTGGAGAAGAAGCACCTTTGGCTGAAGCTTTCACCTCCAAGGGCTTGAAATATGTCTCTGTATTAATCAGCTTTGGTGCAGTTGCTGGACTTACAACAACACTTTTGGTTGGGCTTTATGTTCAG TCTCGGTTGTATCTTGGACTTGGAAGGGATGGTTTACTACCAGCTATGTTTGCCAAAGTACACCCAACACGACATACCCCAATTCATTCACAAGTTTGGGTTGGTCTTATAGCCAGCACCTTGGCATGCCTTCTTAACGTCCATGTGCTCTCACATATTCTATCAGTTGGATCCTTG ACGGGGTATTCAGTTGTTTCAGCATGTGTGGTAAGGCTGCGTTGGAAGGATGAGACATCAAGTCAGGCTTCTACTAAGTTGATTTCTAGCAGGGCAGAAGGCATCATTTACCTCCTTGCTATTGCCTGTTGTGGTTTTACTGCTGGAGTACTCTTCCGTTTTGGTGCTTCATTTATTTTCCTGATTGTAGCTGCTGTTATTGGAATCCTTTCTGCTGCAGCTCTTTATGTACGGCAT ATTCATCCTAATCCACCAGGTTTTTCTTGTCCTGGAGTTCCAGTAGTTCCATCTATCAGCATTTACCTTAACATGTTTTTATTTGCTCAG CTGCACTATGAAGCCTGGGTGAGATTTGTAGTCCTCAGCATTGTTGCACTTGGTATTTATGCATCGTATGGCCAGTTTCATGCCGACCCA GACGCTGCTGATGGAGTTTAA
- the LOC105170570 gene encoding peptidyl-prolyl cis-trans isomerase FKBP20-2, chloroplastic isoform X1 yields MFLLSFPLSPARNFFPCITLSTYPSHGLLCAQKMRLLVSCSCHNIQDNGEQAKGSLHFEDKMKRRLLLTFLVGSGISPALPSSGKTKKQSPYDEKRLLEQNKRIQRENNAPDEFPNFVREGFTVKVVTSDNFVTRDSGLILRDIEVGKGDCPKAGQQVTFHYVGYNESGRRIDSTYLQGSPAKVRLGTNALIPGFEEGIKDMKPGGKRRIIIPPELGPPVGPSTFFSSKQFEVFDIELVSIQDCTRRTIGFYSDVVCS; encoded by the exons atGTTCTTGCTCTCTTTCCCGCTTTCTCCCGCTCGAAATTTTTTCCCAT GCATTACTCTTTCAACCTATCCATCACATGGCTTGTTGTGTGCTCAGAAGATGCGGCTGTTGGTTTCTTGCTCATGCCATAATATACAGGACAATGG AGAACAGGCTAAAGGTTCGTTACACTTTGAGGATAAAATGAAGCGACGACTTCTCCTTACTTTTCTGGTTGGGTCAGGCATATCTCCAGCATTGCCGTCTTCTGGGAAGACAAAGAAACAAAGCCCTTATGATGAGAAACGTTTATTGGAGCAGAACAAGCGAAtacaaagagaaaataatGCACCTGATGAGTTCCCTAATTTTGTCAGAGAAG GTTTTACGGTAAAAGTAGTCACATCAGACAACTTTGTTACTCGTGATTCAGGTCTCATATTGAGGGACATTGAAGTTGGTAAAGGTGATTGTCCAAAGGCTGGTCAACAG GTGACTTTTCATTATGTTGGTTATAATGAGTCAGGACGCCGTATTGACAGTACATACTTACAAGGTTCTCCAGCTAAAGTTCGATTGGGAACTAATGCATTGATTCCAG GATTTGAGGAAGGAATCAAAGACATGAAGCCTGGAGGAAAACGGAGGATAATTATTCCTCCGGAGCTAGGGCCACCA GTAGGACCGTCCACCTTTTTCAGCTCCAAgcaatttgaagtttttgatATAGAATTGGTGAGCATTCAAGATTGCACAAGACGGACAATTGGATTTTACTCTGATGTTGTCTGCAGTTGA
- the LOC105170570 gene encoding peptidyl-prolyl cis-trans isomerase FKBP20-2, chloroplastic isoform X3, producing the protein MKRRLLLTFLVGSGISPALPSSGKTKKQSPYDEKRLLEQNKRIQRENNAPDEFPNFVREGFTVKVVTSDNFVTRDSGLILRDIEVGKGDCPKAGQQVTFHYVGYNESGRRIDSTYLQGSPAKVRLGTNALIPGFEEGIKDMKPGGKRRIIIPPELGPPVGPSTFFSSKQFEVFDIELVSIQDCTRRTIGFYSDVVCS; encoded by the exons ATGAAGCGACGACTTCTCCTTACTTTTCTGGTTGGGTCAGGCATATCTCCAGCATTGCCGTCTTCTGGGAAGACAAAGAAACAAAGCCCTTATGATGAGAAACGTTTATTGGAGCAGAACAAGCGAAtacaaagagaaaataatGCACCTGATGAGTTCCCTAATTTTGTCAGAGAAG GTTTTACGGTAAAAGTAGTCACATCAGACAACTTTGTTACTCGTGATTCAGGTCTCATATTGAGGGACATTGAAGTTGGTAAAGGTGATTGTCCAAAGGCTGGTCAACAG GTGACTTTTCATTATGTTGGTTATAATGAGTCAGGACGCCGTATTGACAGTACATACTTACAAGGTTCTCCAGCTAAAGTTCGATTGGGAACTAATGCATTGATTCCAG GATTTGAGGAAGGAATCAAAGACATGAAGCCTGGAGGAAAACGGAGGATAATTATTCCTCCGGAGCTAGGGCCACCA GTAGGACCGTCCACCTTTTTCAGCTCCAAgcaatttgaagtttttgatATAGAATTGGTGAGCATTCAAGATTGCACAAGACGGACAATTGGATTTTACTCTGATGTTGTCTGCAGTTGA
- the LOC105170570 gene encoding peptidyl-prolyl cis-trans isomerase FKBP20-2, chloroplastic isoform X2, with amino-acid sequence MFLLSFPLSPARNFFPCITLSTYPSHGLLCAQKMRLLVSCSCHNIQDNGEQAKGSLHFEDKMKRRLLLTFLVGSGISPALPSSGKTKKQSPYDEKRLLEQNKRIQRENNAPDEFPNFVREGLILRDIEVGKGDCPKAGQQVTFHYVGYNESGRRIDSTYLQGSPAKVRLGTNALIPGFEEGIKDMKPGGKRRIIIPPELGPPVGPSTFFSSKQFEVFDIELVSIQDCTRRTIGFYSDVVCS; translated from the exons atGTTCTTGCTCTCTTTCCCGCTTTCTCCCGCTCGAAATTTTTTCCCAT GCATTACTCTTTCAACCTATCCATCACATGGCTTGTTGTGTGCTCAGAAGATGCGGCTGTTGGTTTCTTGCTCATGCCATAATATACAGGACAATGG AGAACAGGCTAAAGGTTCGTTACACTTTGAGGATAAAATGAAGCGACGACTTCTCCTTACTTTTCTGGTTGGGTCAGGCATATCTCCAGCATTGCCGTCTTCTGGGAAGACAAAGAAACAAAGCCCTTATGATGAGAAACGTTTATTGGAGCAGAACAAGCGAAtacaaagagaaaataatGCACCTGATGAGTTCCCTAATTTTGTCAGAGAAG GTCTCATATTGAGGGACATTGAAGTTGGTAAAGGTGATTGTCCAAAGGCTGGTCAACAG GTGACTTTTCATTATGTTGGTTATAATGAGTCAGGACGCCGTATTGACAGTACATACTTACAAGGTTCTCCAGCTAAAGTTCGATTGGGAACTAATGCATTGATTCCAG GATTTGAGGAAGGAATCAAAGACATGAAGCCTGGAGGAAAACGGAGGATAATTATTCCTCCGGAGCTAGGGCCACCA GTAGGACCGTCCACCTTTTTCAGCTCCAAgcaatttgaagtttttgatATAGAATTGGTGAGCATTCAAGATTGCACAAGACGGACAATTGGATTTTACTCTGATGTTGTCTGCAGTTGA
- the LOC105170602 gene encoding putative dual specificity protein phosphatase DSP8, whose translation MYIEELKEGDSVSGEQQVCGDHCEGALVVWDPKRVLVGAGARALFYPTLLYNVVRNKIQSEFRWWDRVDQYVLLGAVPFPTDVPRLKALGVGGVVTLNEPYETLVPTSLYHDHSIEHLVIPTRDYLFAPSHGDICQAVDFIHGNALCGKTTYVHCKAGRGRSTTIVLCYLVKHKQMTPEAAYEYVRSIRPRVLLASSQRQAVQDYYHGLEKPEAETCMDNLPRKALSFPVQADPEDFDDNSLVLITESDLDGYEESPDSGSAGQNMLTELNLACRVHFASQAAFSRLSCLWLRSQTDQKVSRKKLQSSVRNNRLGNIGVDIHVY comes from the exons ATGTATATTGAGGAACTGAAAGAGGGGGATTCCGTGAGTGGCGAGCAGCAGGTCTGTGGTGATCATTGTGAAGGTGCTCTGGTTGTTTGGGACCCGAAAAGGGTTTTGGTTGGAGCAGGGGCTCGAGCCCTTTTCTATCCCACATTGCTGTATAATGTTGTCAGAAATAAGATTCAGTCCGAGTTCCGCTGGTGGGATAGGGTTGATCAG TATGTGTTGCTAGGAGCGGTTCCGTTTCCCACCGATGTTCCGCGCTTGAAGGCTCTTGGTGTAGGTGGGGTGGTTACCTTGAATGAACCATATGAGACTTTAGTTCCAACTTCACTATATCAT GATCACAGCATTGAGCACCTTGTCATTCCAACCAGAGATTATCTTTTCGCTCCATCACATGGGGATATCTGCCAAGCTGTAGATTTTATCCATG gcaATGCACTTTGCGGCAAAACTACATATGTTCACTGTAAGGCTGGCCGAGGACGCAGCACTACAATTGTTCTCTGTTACCTG GTTAAACACAAACAAATGACTCCTGAGGCCGCATACGAGTATGTGAGGTCCATTAGGCCAAGGGTGTTGTTGGCGTCCTCCCAGCGGCAG GCTGTTCAAGATTATTACCATGGATTAGAGAAGCCTGAGGCTGAGACTTGCATGGACAATTTACCTCGAAAAGCTCTAAGTTTCCCTGTGCAAGCTGACCCTGAAGACTTCGATGATAATTCGTTGGTGTTAATCACTGAATCAGACCTGGATGGCTATGAGGAAAGCCCTGATTCGGGCTCAGCAGGTCAGAACATGCTAACAGAGTTGAACCTTGCCTGCCGAGTACATTTTGCAAGTCAGGCAGCTTTTTCCAGGCTTTCCTGCCTGTGGCTCCGTTCCCAGACTGACCAGAAAGTGTCAAGAAAGAAGCTGCAAAGCTCAGTCCGTAACAATCGGCTGGGGAACATCGGTGTTGATATCCATGTTTATTGA
- the LOC105170631 gene encoding uncharacterized protein LOC105170631 produces MQSYGDCQCLQSRDDQFLGNDRCVVHGYRRVRSFVSNDGSENVSEVSGKNVNQAWCSQYLKGEPLVVVSDGKYFLGGSSDFKPLNLPVRSLRSRVMDNDKHELKHRRESSPKIEERDNNDVKVLKIRGMVPMNLEKKFEEAAGSSSIPWRSRSGRMENSEERSNRKPPAHCRPRSVGQFEFEHLKFRSSRGSKFSSSPELTSSKVEDVVGKKVFVSRPKIAPLNSEAALISGVETRPFNGGASSETNGLGDSEYNMKNSGDSGEEDKVGKGKRAVESLDSGIKSSTLAKVLSRAKSVRTIKPSRYIGDEKEHLSNQIDGKVGLGAFHNKVEVESLMRGEEHENPPINHQNEEFNSIFPMPKPKPTASEFKHEENEDLNDRNITESEGDAESELDKSSDEDDARSNVENDAELEGSEVDRKAGEFIAKFREQIRLQKISLAEGYNGW; encoded by the coding sequence ATGCAGAGTTATGGTGATTGTCAATGCTTGCAGAGTAGAGATGACCAGTTTTTAGGTAACGATAGATGTGTAGTTCATGGATATAGGAGGGTTAGATCTTTCGTCTCGAACGATGGGAGTGAAAATGTTAGTGAGGTTAGTGGGAAGAATGTGAATCAGGCTTGGTGTTCTCAGTACTTGAAAGGTGAACCTTTGGTGGTTGTTTCTGatggtaaatattttcttggtgGAAGCTCTGATTTTAAGCCCTTGAATTTGCCTGTTAGGAGTTTGAGATCAAGGGTTATGGATAATGATAAACATGAACTGAAACATCGACGTGAATCGAGTCCTAAGATTGAGGAAAGGGACAATAATGATGTTAAAGTTCTGAAAATCCGAGGCATGGTGCCGATGAACTTGGAGAAGAAGTTTGAGGAAGCTGCTGGATCATCGTCCATTCCCTGGCGGTCGAGATCTGGGAGGATGGAGAACAGTGAAGAAAGGAGTAATCGCAAGCCACCTGCACATTGCAGGCCTCGCTCTGTTGGGCAATTTGAGTTTGAGCATCTCAAGTTTAGGTCGTCCAGGGGTTCAAAGTTTTCCAGTTCTCCTGAATTGACAAGCTCAAAAGTGGAAGATGTCGTGGGTAAAAAGGTGTTCGTTTCACGTCCGAAAATAGCCCCCCTAAATTCTGAAGCAGCACTGATCAGTGGTGTGGAGACTCGGCCATTTAATGGTGGTGCTTCCTCAGAGACGAATGGCCTTGGAGATTCAGAGTACAATATGAAGAACTCTGGTGATAGTGGAGAAGAGGATAAAGTGGGAAAAGGGAAACGAGCTGTTGAATCTTTAGACTCAGGTATCAAATCTTCAACCCTTGCAAAGGTTCTATCACGGGCTAAGTCAGTTAGAACAATCAAACCAAGTCGATACATTGGGGATGAGAAGGAGCATTTGTCAAATCAAATTGATGGCAAAGTCGGACTTGGGGCGTTCCATAACAAAGTTGAAGTAGAGTCTTTGATGAGGGgagaagaacatgaaaatcCTCCCATAAACCATCAAAATGAGGAATTCAATAGTATTTTCCCCATGCCAAAGCCAAAGCCAACTGCCTCTGAGTTCAAACACGAAGAAAATGAAGATCTTAATGACCGAAATATTACAGAATCTGAAGGAGACGCAGAGAGTGAGCTCGACAAGAGTTCAGACGAAGATGATGCTAGATCAAACGTTGAGAATGATGCAGAACTTGAAGGGAGTGAAGTCGACAGAAAAGCTGGCGAGTTCATAGCCAAGTTCAGAGAGCAAATAAGGCTTCAGAAGATTTCATTGGCGGAAGGATACAACGGCTGGTAG
- the LOC105170637 gene encoding actin-related protein 2/3 complex subunit 5A, whose translation MAEFEEADNAEAIITRIEHKSRKIESLLKQYKPVEALKTALEGSPPNTKDERCKSANWIVVHRAIMAIKDVDSLFSSLDPEYYDVLMKYLYRGLSTGDRPTCDQCLRIHEKLTEKAGLGCILRSLADKVNTV comes from the exons ATGGCAGAATTTGAGGAAGCAGACAATGCAGAAGCCATAATCACCAGAATCGAACACAAGTCTCGCAAGATCGAAAGCTTACTCAAACA GTACAAACCAGTGGAAGCTCTGAAGACAGCTCTTGAAGGGTCCCCTCCCAATACCAAAGATGAGCGCTGTAAG TCCGCGAACTGGATTGTGGTACATAGGGCGATAATGGCGATTAAAGATGTAGATAGTTTGTTCTCATCTCTTGATCCCGAGTACTACGACGTTCTCATGAA GTACTTATATAGAGGTTTATCTACTGGAGATCGTCCCACCTGTGATCAATGCTTACGAATTCATGAAAAGCTGACAGAGAAAGCCGGATTAGGGTGCATACTACGATCTCTGGCAGACAAAGTTAACACCGTCTAG
- the LOC105170646 gene encoding homeobox-leucine zipper protein HAT4, producing the protein MAEKDDGLGLSLSLRCPESQKHNPPPHPPPPPPAAAAPFPLNLFRSPLPFMQHHKSSTSDAFQSSADHNAEARSIFRGIDVNRAITVIDCDEEVMVSSPNSTVSSLSGKRSEREENDGERASSSLEMEDDGGDASGRKKLRLSKEQAAVLEETFKEHNTLNPKQKMALAKQLNLRPRQVEVWFQNRRARTKLKQTEVDCEYLRRCCENLTEENRRLQKEVTELRALKLSPQFYMNMSPPTTLTMCPQCERVAVSSSANTSSPIPANTTGINRQPAHHQRAMPMSSWAAIIPPQPQPLDAHRPRT; encoded by the exons ATGGCTGAAAAGGATGATGGACTAGGGTTGAGTTTGAGCTTGAGATGTCCGGAGAGTCAGAAACATAATCCTCCGCCGCACCCACCTCCACCGCCACCAGCTGCGGCCGCTCCTTTCCCCTTGAATCTTTTCAGGTCTCCTTTGCCTTTTATGCAACACCATAAATCTTCAACCTCTGACGCATTTCAGTCATCTGCTG ATCATAATGCGGAGGCGAGGTCGATCTTTCGAGGGATTGATGTGAATCGAGCGATAACCGTGATAGACTGTGACGAGGAAGTGATGGTTTCATCTCCGAACAGCACGGTTTCGAGCTTGAGCGGTAAGAGAAGTGAGAGGGAGGAAAACGACGGCGAGAGGGCCTCCAGTTCTCTGGAGATGGAGGACGATGGCGGCGACGCGTCGGGGAGGAAGAAGCTCCGCCTGTCCAAGGAACAGGCGGCGGTGCTGGAGGAGACTTTCAAGGAGCACAATACTCTGAATCCG AAGCAAAAAATGGCGTTggcgaaacagctaaatctgAGGCCCAGACAGGTGGAGGTGTGGTTTCAGAACAGAAGGGCAAG GACGAAGTTGAAGCAGACGGAAGTCGACTGTGAGTATCTGAGGCGTTGCTGCGAGAATCTGACGGAGGAAAACCGACGCTTGCAAAAGGAGGTGACGGAGCTGAGAGCGCTAAAGCTCTCCCCGCAGTTTTACATGAACATGAGCCCTCCAACCACCCTCACCATGTGCCCTCAGTGCGAGCGTGTTGCGGTCTCATCATCCGCAAACACATCTTCACCGATTCCGGCAAACACCACTGGCATCAATAGGCAGCCGGCCCACCACCAACGGGCGATGCCTATGAGCTCATGGGCTGCAATAATTCCACCTCAACCACAACCACTCGACGCCCACCGCCCAAGAACGTGA